A window from Culex pipiens pallens isolate TS chromosome 3, TS_CPP_V2, whole genome shotgun sequence encodes these proteins:
- the LOC120422483 gene encoding uncharacterized protein LOC120422483, with translation MILTKTFALTIVICLAVFASAQRRPRGRGQNPETQALKQQIKNQIIADRAKQEGVVLPPNAPNPSQALAEAIRKKKLEDMAGTTTTTSSTSTTSTTTPATTTTTSTTTPASTTTDSTTTDSTTTDSTTTDSTTTDSSTSSSSSSTSTSSSTTSTTPASA, from the exons ATGATCCTTACCAAAACCTTCGCTTTGACCATCGTCATCTGTCTGGCTGTA TTTGCATCAGCTCAGCGGAGACCAAGGGGTAGAGGTCAAAACCCAGAGACGCAAGCGCTAAAGCAGCAAATCAAGAACCAAATTATCGCAGATAGAGCCAAACAGGAAGGGGTTGTCCTGCctccaaacgctccgaatccgTCTCAAGCGCTAGCTGAGGCAATTCGTAAGAAGAAGCTGGAGGACATGGCGGGAACTACTACGACTACGTCGTCAACCTCTACCACCTCAACAACTACACCTGCTACTACTACTACCACCAGTACTACTACACCTGCCAGCACTACTACCGACTCAACCACTACCGATTCTACCACAACAGATTCTACCACAACCGATTCTACCACTACGGACTCAAGCACCTCTAGTTCATCGTCGTCTACGAGCACTTCGTCTAGCACCACATCTACGACTCCTGCTTCAGCTTAA